One window of Helicobacter sp. MIT 99-5507 genomic DNA carries:
- a CDS encoding major outer membrane protein produces MKKISLITAIALAGSSLGAASLEEAIKGVKVDGNSFIRHISNTGGDDGGSGYIMRLVLDLSTGNKSGFNFGGGLFYQYGGTPTYGSRSDNAVDGSRGGRTAGLVGNVFGVSTLWAQYGWEAANTTITGGKLKLATPISSAATDRGVGALATSNPVDGLTLALGWFDSWSADNQYIGGIWTSSNGNIGANTSIGNNLSLIGVNGNYDNFAFKAWYFNIGNLANSLFGEFSVGKEYSFTAQVAYTDVYNSATLALGGLGTIGNNDFVGKQISSSRGLYTLQVATKPTDWLLARAGFVGSFGSGYGVALNNTASFNLAGKWWYDNFGNGRNGFSWNGQGGIEDTHINLWYLAGKASVSIVDIGLDIAGISGKNQFAISKGNDGKPESGNKTFYEITPSVDINIAKGAKLSAYYAMVFGQVDAQRVWAQVSYQF; encoded by the coding sequence ATGAAAAAAATTTCATTAATTACAGCAATAGCACTTGCAGGTTCAAGTCTTGGGGCAGCATCGCTGGAAGAAGCAATCAAGGGGGTTAAAGTAGATGGAAATTCATTTATTAGACATATCTCAAATACCGGTGGCGATGATGGCGGTAGTGGCTATATAATGAGACTTGTATTAGACTTATCTACTGGAAATAAAAGTGGTTTTAATTTTGGCGGTGGATTGTTCTACCAATATGGTGGAACACCTACATATGGTAGTAGATCAGATAATGCTGTAGATGGCTCTAGAGGTGGTAGAACTGCTGGGCTTGTCGGAAATGTATTTGGTGTTAGCACATTATGGGCACAATATGGCTGGGAAGCTGCGAATACAACGATTACAGGTGGTAAATTGAAGCTTGCTACTCCTATTTCGTCTGCTGCAACTGATAGAGGTGTAGGTGCTCTTGCAACTAGCAATCCAGTTGATGGTTTGACTCTAGCACTTGGTTGGTTTGATAGCTGGTCAGCAGATAATCAATACATTGGTGGTATTTGGACTTCTAGTAATGGGAACATCGGTGCGAATACGAGTATAGGAAATAATCTAAGTCTAATTGGTGTAAATGGTAATTATGATAATTTTGCATTTAAAGCTTGGTATTTTAATATTGGCAATCTAGCAAATTCATTATTTGGTGAATTTAGTGTTGGTAAAGAATATTCATTTACAGCTCAGGTAGCTTATACAGATGTTTATAATAGTGCTACACTTGCATTAGGGGGATTAGGAACTATAGGAAATAATGATTTCGTTGGAAAGCAAATTTCAAGCTCAAGAGGTTTATATACACTTCAAGTAGCTACAAAACCTACTGATTGGCTTTTGGCTAGAGCTGGTTTTGTAGGAAGCTTTGGAAGTGGATATGGGGTAGCACTAAATAACACAGCTTCGTTTAATCTAGCTGGTAAATGGTGGTATGATAACTTTGGAAATGGAAGAAATGGTTTCTCATGGAATGGACAAGGTGGTATAGAAGATACACATATAAATCTATGGTATTTAGCTGGAAAAGCAAGTGTATCAATAGTCGATATAGGACTTGATATAGCTGGAATAAGCGGTAAAAATCAATTTGCAATAAGCAAAGGTAATGATGGAAAGCCTGAGAGTGGAAATAAAACTTTCTATGAAATCACACCATCAGTTGATATAAATATCGCTAAAGGCGCTAAATTGTCAGCATATTATGCAATGGTATTTGGTCAAGTTGATGCACAAAGAGTATGGGCACAAGTTTCTTATCAATTCTAA
- the ilvD gene encoding dihydroxy-acid dehydratase, producing the protein MRSDIIKKGYERAPHRSLLRATGLKDEDFNKPFIGVANSHIDIIPGHFFLAEYGRIVKEEIRKAGAVPFEFNTIGIDDGIAMGHGGMLYSLPSRELIADCIESVMNAHSLDAMICIPNCDKIVPGMLMGALRVNVPTIFVSGGPMLAGKLDDGTILDLNSAFEAVGAYASGQIDEKRLHEIECRACPSGGSCSGMFTANSMNTLCEAMGVALPGNGTIPALTKEREELLRKAARRIVEIALDSKLSEQFKMRNILNKKAVHNAFVVDMAMGGSTNTVLHMLAIAKEAEVDFNLRDINNIASKVAHIAKIAPALSSVHMEDINRAGGVNAVMNEVAKRNASLGMQCEGFAEFPEARTPSALTSENPAKTSTATPQNTRILESSSCGCENSASAQAKSILCLDALTITGESLGERIAGAQITDSQIIRHNDNAYSPIGGLKILYGNLAKEGAVLKVAAVAESMKEFEGSAVVFNSQDEAIKGIAGGKVKAGNVVVIRYEGPKGGPGMQEMLSPTSLIMGMGLGESVALITDGRFSGATRGACIGHVSPEAAEGGLIALIENGDKIRISVSSGSLELLVDSATIESRRTKWKPIKKDIKSKWLKRYSLLVSNAANGAVLKTEL; encoded by the coding sequence ATGCGAAGCGATATTATTAAAAAAGGTTATGAGCGCGCACCTCATAGGAGTTTGTTGCGTGCTACTGGGCTAAAAGACGAGGATTTTAATAAGCCCTTTATCGGCGTGGCAAATAGCCATATTGACATAATTCCGGGGCATTTTTTCTTGGCTGAATATGGGCGCATTGTCAAGGAGGAAATCCGCAAGGCAGGTGCCGTGCCATTTGAGTTTAACACCATTGGCATTGATGATGGCATCGCTATGGGGCATGGCGGAATGCTCTATTCCCTGCCTAGCCGCGAGCTAATAGCTGATTGTATAGAATCTGTGATGAACGCGCACTCGCTAGATGCGATGATTTGCATTCCAAACTGCGATAAAATCGTGCCCGGTATGCTTATGGGCGCGCTGCGTGTGAATGTGCCTACGATTTTTGTAAGTGGCGGTCCAATGCTAGCAGGCAAGCTAGATGATGGCACGATTTTGGACTTGAACTCCGCATTTGAGGCAGTGGGAGCGTATGCCAGCGGGCAAATTGATGAGAAGCGATTGCATGAGATTGAATGCAGGGCATGCCCTAGCGGTGGGAGCTGTAGCGGTATGTTTACAGCAAATTCTATGAATACGCTTTGCGAGGCGATGGGTGTCGCGCTGCCCGGAAATGGGACTATCCCAGCACTCACAAAAGAGCGCGAGGAGCTGCTAAGAAAGGCGGCGCGCAGGATTGTAGAAATCGCGCTAGATTCTAAGCTAAGCGAGCAATTTAAGATGCGCAATATTTTGAATAAAAAAGCCGTGCATAATGCCTTTGTCGTGGATATGGCGATGGGCGGCAGCACAAATACCGTGCTACACATGTTAGCAATCGCTAAGGAAGCGGAGGTGGATTTTAATCTACGCGATATAAATAATATCGCTAGCAAAGTCGCGCATATCGCCAAAATCGCCCCAGCACTTAGTAGCGTGCATATGGAGGATATAAATCGAGCGGGCGGGGTGAATGCGGTGATGAATGAGGTGGCTAAAAGAAATGCGTCTTTGGGTATGCAATGCGAAGGATTTGCGGAATTTCCAGAGGCACGCACGCCAAGTGCGCTAACCTCTGAAAATCCCGCAAAAACCTCCACAGCCACACCGCAAAATACTAGAATTTTGGAATCTAGCTCTTGTGGTTGTGAAAACAGCGCGAGTGCTCAAGCAAAATCTATATTATGTTTAGACGCGCTGACGATTACAGGCGAGAGCTTAGGCGAGCGTATCGCGGGGGCGCAAATCACAGATTCTCAAATTATCCGCCACAATGACAATGCATATTCACCAATCGGCGGGCTAAAGATTCTCTATGGCAATCTTGCAAAAGAAGGTGCGGTGCTAAAAGTCGCCGCTGTGGCAGAATCTATGAAAGAATTTGAGGGAAGCGCGGTTGTGTTTAACTCGCAAGATGAGGCGATTAAGGGCATTGCAGGGGGCAAGGTAAAGGCTGGGAATGTCGTTGTTATCCGCTATGAGGGACCTAAGGGGGGACCGGGAATGCAAGAGATGCTAAGCCCAACAAGCCTAATTATGGGAATGGGCTTAGGGGAATCTGTCGCGCTTATCACTGATGGACGCTTTAGCGGGGCGACGCGCGGGGCGTGCATTGGGCATGTGAGCCCTGAAGCGGCTGAAGGCGGGCTTATCGCACTTATTGAAAATGGGGATAAAATCCGCATATCTGTTTCAAGCGGAAGCCTAGAATTGCTCGTAGATTCTGCTACGATAGAATCTCGCCGCACAAAATGGAAGCCAATCAAAAAAGATATTAAGAGCAAATGGCTTAAACGCTACTCGCTTTTAGTCAGCAACGCCGCAAATGGTGCGGTGCTAAAAACGGAGCTTTAG
- a CDS encoding methylenetetrahydrofolate reductase, which translates to MFEYIESVVEKIHSTSPFFSLEINPKLSAKLQDKNINELKSFDSIDAFVVTDSPLARFKPSSIISSIKLQNILQKPIICTLSMRDRNSIALCGDILAANELGLRLFLTLTGDGIKNSDCEYVKGVFEGTSNKLATIIDDLNNGIAINKKKLIEKPQKIYYFAVINSYANNLQSIKKRMIKKLSNNNISALYSQPVFSKDRAELLLSNINEANALYGTNTALVLGFFAITSYKTAVFLRDKLPGIYIPDKWIESLYKASQKGVQEEQKVGLELSLNLFSDLKTIHNKFHLMSRQHSILKHFI; encoded by the coding sequence ATGTTTGAATATATAGAATCTGTTGTAGAAAAAATTCATTCTACATCGCCATTCTTTAGCCTAGAAATTAATCCAAAACTAAGTGCTAAGTTGCAAGATAAAAACATAAATGAACTAAAATCATTTGATTCAATTGATGCATTTGTTGTTACAGATTCACCACTTGCTAGATTCAAACCATCATCAATTATAAGTTCTATAAAATTACAAAATATATTACAAAAGCCCATAATTTGCACATTATCAATGAGAGATAGAAACTCAATTGCCCTGTGTGGCGATATATTAGCTGCAAATGAATTAGGACTTAGACTATTTCTAACACTTACAGGTGATGGTATAAAAAATAGTGATTGCGAGTATGTAAAAGGTGTATTTGAGGGCACATCTAACAAACTTGCAACAATAATCGATGATCTAAACAATGGCATAGCAATAAACAAAAAAAAGTTGATAGAAAAACCACAAAAAATCTATTATTTTGCAGTTATCAATTCATACGCAAATAACCTGCAGTCAATAAAAAAAAGGATGATTAAAAAACTAAGCAACAACAATATAAGCGCACTTTACTCACAACCAGTATTTTCCAAAGATAGAGCAGAACTTTTACTCTCTAATATAAATGAAGCAAATGCACTCTATGGCACAAATACTGCCCTTGTGCTCGGCTTTTTTGCAATTACTAGCTATAAAACAGCAGTTTTTTTAAGAGATAAATTACCAGGAATCTACATCCCAGATAAATGGATAGAATCTCTTTATAAAGCATCGCAAAAAGGGGTGCAAGAAGAGCAAAAAGTAGGATTAGAACTATCTTTAAATCTATTTTCTGATCTAAAAACAATACATAATAAATTTCATCTAATGAGTAGGCAGCATAGCATTTTAAAGCATTTTATTTAA
- the metE gene encoding 5-methyltetrahydropteroyltriglutamate--homocysteine S-methyltransferase, which translates to MSSILGFPRIGKNRELKKALENFWSGKCSQKELEDTAKELRKKHWEVQKNLDFVCVNDFSYYDNVLDLAYALNAKPKRFRNLNGIESYFAMARGNKNNVACEMTKWFNTNYHYVVPELSIDDEYKANVDSIKTQYNEAKALGYKPKISIIGLFSFFALSKIVDGDRKDIFKKLKSAYLDLIDEIAKLDSNVVVEFSEPIFAKGLNSDTFKDLKCIYDRDVIECIYNSIAKKGIKAIVSTFFEHSNEFSEILLKSDIYGIGLDFVYGKKNQEILESIAKSDKILYAGVIDGRNIWVANLEEKLQFLESISKILPKNRIVITSSCSLLHVPFSKDDEDKMDKEVLSWLSFAIEKIKELEVLDKAFRGDLDSNTKEFLQTNKDINTNRKNSTKTNNNTIRQRVEGYKITQREEPFEKRIKIQKQNFNLPILPTTTIGSFPQTSEIRALRQNLKKGLISKDTYNEGIKEYIKDCIRFQEEAGLDVLVHGEPERNDMVEYFGEQLEGFVFSKNAWVQSYGSRCVKPPIIYGDVKRKHPMTIEWITYAQSLSKKIVKGMLTGPVTILNWSFVRDDLARKEVCKQIALGIADEINDLQNANIKIIQVDEAAFKEGYPLRAENIKEYETWALDCFKISTAIAKSQTQIHTHMCYSDFNDIIKTIEALDADVISIETARSGNKLLKVFKQVGYKNEVGPGVYDIHSPRIPSIEEITAQIKSLLEVLPKEQLWINPDCGLKTRKWEEVRESLKNIVIAVKNIRENLA; encoded by the coding sequence ATGAGTAGTATTTTAGGATTCCCAAGAATTGGGAAAAATAGAGAGTTAAAAAAGGCATTGGAAAATTTTTGGAGTGGAAAATGTAGCCAAAAAGAATTAGAAGATACCGCAAAAGAATTACGCAAAAAACACTGGGAAGTGCAAAAAAATCTTGATTTTGTATGTGTAAATGACTTTAGCTATTATGACAATGTGCTAGATTTAGCCTATGCACTAAATGCGAAGCCAAAACGATTTAGAAACTTAAATGGAATTGAAAGCTATTTTGCAATGGCTAGAGGAAACAAAAACAATGTAGCTTGCGAGATGACAAAGTGGTTTAATACAAACTATCACTATGTTGTGCCAGAATTAAGCATAGATGATGAATATAAAGCGAATGTAGATTCTATAAAAACACAATACAATGAGGCAAAAGCCTTGGGTTATAAGCCAAAAATAAGCATAATAGGATTGTTTAGCTTTTTTGCATTAAGTAAAATCGTAGATGGGGATAGAAAAGATATTTTTAAAAAACTAAAAAGTGCATATTTAGATCTTATTGATGAGATAGCAAAGCTAGATTCTAATGTCGTGGTAGAATTTAGTGAGCCTATTTTTGCAAAAGGGCTAAATAGCGATACTTTCAAGGATTTAAAATGTATATATGATAGAGATGTGATAGAGTGTATTTATAATTCGATTGCAAAAAAGGGTATAAAAGCGATTGTAAGCACATTTTTTGAACATAGCAATGAATTTAGCGAGATTCTACTAAAAAGTGATATTTATGGAATAGGACTTGATTTTGTATATGGCAAGAAAAATCAAGAAATTTTAGAATCTATTGCAAAAAGCGACAAGATTCTATATGCAGGTGTAATTGATGGGAGAAATATCTGGGTTGCAAATCTAGAAGAAAAGCTGCAATTCCTAGAATCTATAAGCAAAATCTTACCAAAAAATAGGATTGTTATCACTTCTTCTTGCTCGCTACTTCATGTGCCTTTTAGCAAAGATGATGAAGATAAAATGGATAAAGAAGTATTATCATGGCTAAGTTTTGCAATAGAAAAAATAAAAGAGCTTGAAGTGCTAGATAAAGCATTTAGAGGGGATTTAGATTCTAATACAAAAGAATTTTTGCAAACAAATAAAGATATAAATACCAATCGCAAAAATTCTACTAAAACAAACAATAATACCATTCGCCAAAGAGTTGAAGGCTACAAAATTACACAACGAGAAGAGCCATTTGAAAAACGAATTAAGATTCAAAAACAAAACTTTAATCTCCCAATATTACCTACAACGACAATTGGTTCATTTCCACAAACAAGTGAGATTCGCGCCCTAAGACAAAATCTGAAAAAAGGCTTAATCTCAAAAGACACATACAATGAAGGAATCAAAGAATATATAAAAGATTGCATAAGATTCCAAGAGGAAGCAGGACTAGATGTATTAGTGCATGGTGAGCCGGAGAGAAATGATATGGTTGAGTATTTTGGTGAGCAATTAGAGGGCTTTGTATTTAGCAAAAATGCATGGGTGCAAAGCTATGGAAGCAGATGTGTAAAACCACCAATCATTTATGGCGATGTGAAGCGAAAACATCCTATGACAATAGAGTGGATAACATATGCTCAAAGCCTAAGCAAAAAGATTGTAAAAGGAATGCTTACAGGTCCAGTTACTATACTAAATTGGAGTTTTGTTAGAGATGATTTAGCTAGAAAGGAAGTGTGTAAGCAAATTGCACTTGGTATTGCTGATGAAATCAATGACTTGCAAAATGCAAATATAAAAATCATTCAAGTTGATGAAGCAGCATTTAAAGAGGGTTATCCACTAAGGGCTGAAAATATCAAAGAATACGAAACTTGGGCGCTTGATTGTTTCAAAATTTCAACAGCTATTGCAAAATCACAAACACAAATTCATACACATATGTGTTATAGCGACTTTAATGATATTATAAAAACGATAGAAGCACTTGATGCAGATGTGATTAGCATTGAGACTGCAAGAAGTGGAAATAAACTACTAAAAGTTTTCAAACAAGTAGGATACAAAAATGAAGTAGGACCGGGCGTATATGACATACATAGCCCTAGAATCCCAAGCATAGAAGAAATAACAGCCCAAATAAAATCCTTACTTGAGGTATTGCCAAAAGAGCAATTATGGATAAATCCAGATTGTGGGTTAAAAACACGAAAATGGGAAGAAGTTAGAGAAAGTCTAAAAAATATAGTCATTGCGGTAAAAAATATAAGAGAGAATCTAGCATAA
- a CDS encoding NAD(P)H-dependent oxidoreductase, which translates to MDKFLKAMHFRHACKVFDENKEIKQEDFLNILEAGRLSPSSMGMEPTRFIVVNDKKLKEELRTICWNQVQLTSASKVVVLKTLISPLMPPSNYVDSMSIRRGSTKEKREAWSKVYANFLESMQNKGISLQAWAQKQAYIAASSMMNYAAYIGIDSCPIEGFDIDNVNKILGCDTFKESVAIILTFGYRKKNNKNDIDLA; encoded by the coding sequence ATGGATAAATTTCTAAAAGCTATGCATTTTAGGCATGCGTGTAAGGTATTTGATGAAAATAAAGAGATAAAACAAGAAGATTTTTTAAATATTTTAGAAGCAGGAAGATTGTCTCCAAGCTCAATGGGAATGGAGCCAACTAGATTTATAGTAGTAAATGATAAAAAATTAAAAGAAGAATTAAGAACTATCTGCTGGAATCAAGTCCAACTTACAAGTGCTTCAAAAGTAGTAGTGCTAAAAACTCTTATTTCACCACTTATGCCGCCATCAAATTATGTAGATTCTATGTCAATAAGAAGAGGTAGCACAAAAGAAAAAAGGGAGGCTTGGAGCAAAGTATATGCAAACTTTCTAGAATCTATGCAAAATAAAGGCATAAGCCTACAGGCTTGGGCTCAAAAACAAGCTTATATTGCGGCAAGCTCGATGATGAATTATGCTGCATATATAGGGATAGATTCTTGTCCGATTGAAGGATTTGATATTGATAATGTAAATAAAATCCTAGGATGTGATACATTTAAAGAAAGTGTAGCAATCATACTTACATTTGGATATAGGAAAAAGAACAACAAAAACGATATAGATTTAGCCTAG
- a CDS encoding alpha/beta hydrolase — translation MKKILIYILIFSSVLLAKPSQNIESISKEAKEIYKIENFRIENNQGRFYNIFIATPKNDTKEIFYTLDGNAFFPMLLNRIATNKLDLLPIIVGIGHDSELAFDRQLRIFDYLPKIEDEEFSGGGGDEIFLEFINTKLKPFIHEKVGIPEKELLFGHSFGGIFVLHTILKSKYSFSHYVCASPSLWWGQGEIIKQDLESMQNNNTPLNILFTLGSLEKTATHKTTKPQKITLQEVISNLKKSNSNNSIKYVEFANQTHGSSLPMALIQALKWLYEID, via the coding sequence ATGAAAAAAATTTTAATATATATTTTGATATTTTCAAGTGTATTGTTAGCAAAACCATCACAAAATATTGAAAGTATTTCTAAAGAAGCAAAAGAAATCTATAAAATAGAGAACTTTAGGATTGAAAATAATCAAGGTAGATTCTATAATATTTTTATAGCCACACCAAAAAATGATACAAAAGAGATTTTTTATACTCTTGATGGAAATGCTTTTTTTCCAATGCTTTTAAATCGCATTGCTACAAATAAACTAGATTTGCTTCCTATTATAGTCGGAATTGGACATGATAGCGAGCTTGCATTTGATAGGCAACTAAGGATTTTTGATTATTTACCAAAAATTGAAGATGAGGAATTTAGCGGAGGTGGTGGCGATGAAATATTTTTAGAATTTATAAATACAAAACTAAAGCCTTTTATCCATGAAAAAGTTGGGATTCCAGAAAAAGAATTGTTATTTGGACATTCTTTTGGTGGAATTTTTGTTCTTCATACAATTTTAAAATCTAAATATAGTTTTAGCCATTATGTCTGTGCTTCACCAAGTTTGTGGTGGGGACAAGGAGAGATTATCAAGCAAGATTTAGAATCTATGCAAAATAACAATACTCCTTTAAATATCCTTTTTACGCTTGGTAGCTTGGAGAAAACAGCTACTCATAAAACTACAAAACCACAAAAAATCACATTACAAGAAGTCATTTCAAATCTTAAAAAATCAAATTCAAATAATTCTATAAAATATGTAGAATTTGCAAATCAAACACATGGTAGTTCTTTGCCAATGGCTTTGATACAAGCTTTAAAATGGCTTTATGAAATAGATTAA
- a CDS encoding STT3 domain-containing protein codes for MKSKFLPLFIDIFFIVIAIFISIYAREAFVYYSSAFSYYFFDGNRLLTTNDAYHFATATKDLINGNIDNAFYPIATFEMPSILSAIFYYILPFSIDDLFFFLPIILSSFVAIPVYLLAKDMTNKYFALFAAILTPLSIGYSNRTIGGYYDTDMLMLFFPLFGMYFLYRILKQYNLRDVIFAAIFFILALLWHKVSATYLLTASIFFALFYVLIKDRKNLKLYEALGILIISISFINIYIKLILLAILLHFMSDKVLFFQNITDKIKSKIKYKSILILLIGCSVFIIANIDLILSRFATYVTDKMITQSAITLHSTSGTIMELAPLTISNLAERTMGDNATFVIGLIGIVVMFIKINKSIILLPFLLLSILSLKFGLRFSMFGAPVFSLGYFYLLYFALNLLNNLFKDKIVLNGAKFIISICFALFAIMPNYYHTKNYFIPPVVLGNEINALDAIKQDSTSRDDLSISWWDYGFLIPYYANTKVIIQGTDLDGINHFISSFILSSSSQIASYNMSKLIAEAFYTDDKELIKHHNLDRILYKYDAIKDPKSFIDSLGDSSFKTPKINNNIYLYIPYSILSIQTAIDEFSDIDYSNGKVLHDEKSKTLAQYASIVDKKDYYLLDGEFEFYPQNGIFKSIKSGKFINVQQFHIINRVGDKLQTTTTKYSDDKKKLHIIYSKELNMFFAIDERTNSSLSVQLFLYENYDKNLFSLIHSDKGAKAYKLK; via the coding sequence ATGAAATCTAAGTTTTTACCTTTATTTATTGATATTTTTTTTATAGTTATCGCTATTTTTATATCAATATATGCAAGAGAAGCATTTGTATATTATAGTAGTGCATTTAGCTATTATTTTTTTGATGGCAATAGACTTTTGACTACAAATGATGCTTATCATTTTGCCACTGCTACAAAAGATTTGATAAATGGCAATATTGATAACGCATTTTATCCTATAGCAACATTTGAAATGCCTTCGATTTTAAGTGCTATATTTTATTATATACTGCCTTTTTCTATTGATGATTTATTTTTCTTTTTACCAATAATTCTATCTAGCTTTGTAGCAATCCCTGTATATTTATTAGCAAAAGATATGACAAATAAGTATTTTGCCCTTTTTGCTGCAATCCTTACTCCACTTAGCATAGGATATAGCAATAGAACAATAGGTGGCTATTATGATACAGATATGTTAATGCTATTTTTCCCATTATTTGGTATGTATTTTTTATATAGAATCTTAAAGCAATATAATCTAAGAGATGTCATCTTTGCTGCTATTTTCTTTATATTAGCATTGCTTTGGCATAAAGTTAGTGCGACTTATTTACTGACTGCAAGTATTTTCTTTGCGTTATTTTATGTGCTTATAAAAGATAGAAAAAATCTAAAATTATATGAAGCACTTGGGATTCTAATTATTTCTATATCATTTATAAATATTTATATTAAGCTTATTTTACTAGCTATTTTACTTCATTTTATGAGTGATAAGGTTTTATTTTTTCAAAATATCACAGATAAAATAAAATCAAAAATAAAATACAAAAGCATACTTATTTTACTTATTGGTTGTAGTGTATTTATCATAGCAAATATTGATTTGATTCTTTCACGATTTGCTACTTATGTAACAGATAAAATGATAACACAGAGTGCAATTACATTACATAGCACTTCTGGCACGATAATGGAGCTAGCCCCGCTTACGATATCAAATCTAGCTGAGCGCACTATGGGTGATAATGCCACATTTGTGATAGGTTTAATTGGTATAGTTGTTATGTTTATAAAAATAAATAAAAGTATCATTTTACTTCCATTTTTGCTTTTATCGATACTAAGTCTAAAATTTGGGCTTAGATTCTCTATGTTTGGAGCACCTGTTTTTAGTCTTGGTTATTTTTATCTTTTGTATTTTGCACTGAATTTATTAAATAATCTTTTTAAAGATAAAATAGTATTAAATGGAGCGAAATTTATCATCTCTATTTGTTTTGCTTTATTTGCCATAATGCCAAATTATTATCATACAAAAAATTATTTTATACCGCCTGTTGTGCTTGGAAATGAAATAAATGCACTTGATGCTATAAAGCAAGATTCTACAAGTAGAGATGATTTGAGCATTTCTTGGTGGGATTATGGGTTTCTTATTCCATATTATGCTAATACAAAAGTAATCATTCAAGGCACAGATTTAGATGGAATAAATCACTTTATTTCTAGTTTTATTTTATCTTCTAGCTCTCAGATTGCATCATACAATATGTCAAAGTTGATTGCAGAGGCATTTTATACAGATGATAAAGAATTAATAAAACATCACAATCTAGATAGAATCTTATATAAATATGATGCTATAAAAGATCCAAAGTCTTTTATAGATAGCTTGGGAGATTCTAGTTTTAAAACCCCTAAAATAAATAATAATATTTATTTATACATTCCATATAGCATACTTTCTATACAAACTGCAATCGATGAATTTAGCGATATTGATTATTCAAATGGAAAAGTATTGCATGATGAAAAAAGCAAGACTCTAGCACAATATGCTTCTATTGTAGATAAAAAAGATTATTATTTGCTTGATGGTGAATTTGAGTTTTATCCACAAAATGGGATATTTAAAAGCATAAAGAGTGGTAAATTTATAAATGTGCAACAATTTCATATAATCAATAGAGTTGGCGATAAATTGCAAACTACGACTACAAAATATAGTGATGATAAAAAAAAGCTACATATAATCTATTCAAAAGAATTAAATATGTTTTTTGCAATAGATGAGAGGACAAATAGCTCTCTTAGCGTTCAGTTATTTTTGTATGAAAACTACGATAAGAATCTATTTAGCTTAATTCATAGTGATAAAGGAGCAAAAGCTTATAAATTAAAATAA